The nucleotide window TGGTGTAAACGTCCGCCTGCTGGGTTTCATCCGGCATTTCCTCGCCGTTGAGCAGCAGGAATTCGGTGCGGTAGAGGCCGATGCCCTTCGCGCCGCTGCGTTTCACCAGCGGGAGTTCATCGATCAGTTCGACGTTGGCGGAGAGGGTGATCGCGCGGCCGTCGGTGGTGTCGGTGGCCGCACCCTTCATCGCTTCCAGCGCGCTGCGGACCTTGGCCTTTTCCGCGCTGAGTGCTTCGTAGCGGGCCAGCGTTTCGGCGGATGGATGCAGGATCAGCTTGCCGGCGTAACCATCGAGAATGCCGGGCGTGAGTGTCTGGAGATCGATGACCGTGCCGTCGAGACCAAGCACGGCAGGAATGCCAAGCGCGCGGGCGAGAATGGCGGTGTGCGAGTTCACGCTGCCCAGCTCCGCGGCAAAGCCGAGGATATGGCGGCGGTTCATCGCGGCCGTATCGGACGGCGTGAAATCGTAGGCGATCAGGATGTGCTGGCCATCCGAGGGCGCGACGTGGCGGACCTCGCTCTCCTCGGCCTTGAAGTTCCGCAGCACGCGCTGGCAGACATCCTCGATGTCCGCGGTCCTTTCGCGCAGATACGGGTCCGGGATGCGGCGCATGGCTTCCAGAAAGTTCTGCATCACCGCATAGAAGGCATACTCCGCATTCTGGCAGCGTTCCGCGATGGCATCGCTCACGCGGTCCACCACCGCACGATCCTCCAGGAGCATCTGGTGGGCTTCGAAGATGTCGCTCTCCTTGCCGCCGGAAAGGGATTCCAGCCGCTGCTGGAGTTCGGCGAGCTGGCGTTTGGTTACGTCCAGCGCTTCATGGAAACGCTCCTGCTCGCGCGGGATGTCGGACTCCAGGATCTCATAGACCTCCGGTGCGGAGAAACCGCGGGCCATGACATGCAGTGGACCGATGGCGATCCCCGGCGACGCGGGAATCCCCTGATAGATGACTTCCGGTTCAACTGCGATCTCTGCCATGTTTCGGACGGATCATGAGGCGGTCCGGGGAGGCGTGAAAGAAGAATTCGTAGGGCTGCCGATGTCTTTGGAGATCAGTCGAAGGCGGCATTTCCGGGCAATAGCGGGCATCTCTCCTCGGGAGAATGCCGCCGGTGGTGGAAACCGGTTGCCGGAGCGCTTTTCCGCTGGTTCGCTGGCGGCACGGATTCTGCCTCTCCTTTGTTCATGAATGCACCCGTTTCTTCCGCCCGACCTGTGGTTCTGATCGCTTCCTGCAAGGTCGAGCTCGACGGTTTTCCCACATACACCATTCGGGGCAATTACGTCGATGCCCTCACGCTTGTCGGCTGCCAGACCTTGATCGTGCCGGAGGCGGCGGGTGGCGATTTTTCGGCGCTGCTGGCGGTGGCGGACGGGATCCTTTTCAACGGTTCCCCCTCCAACGTCCATCCGTCCCACTACGGCGAGGAGGTCCACGATCCCTCGCTGCCGCAGGATACCGACCGGGATGCGTGGACGCTGCCGCTGATCCGGCTGGCGCTGGAGCGGGGGATTCCCGTTTTCGGCATCTGCCGCGGCTATCAGGAGATCAATGTCGCGCTCGGCGGCAGTCTGCATCAGGCGGTACATGAGGCGCCGGGCCTGTCTGATCATCGGCCGGACGACCGGGAGAATCTGGAGAAACGCTATGCACTTGCCCATCCCGTGGCGATCACGGCGGGTGGTGTGCTGGAGGGCATCTTCGGGGAGCCCGAGATCGAGGTGAATTCCGTACATGGCCAGGGAGTGAATCGCCTCGCGCCCTCGTTGCGTGCGGAGGCCCACGCACCGGATGGTCTGGTGGAGGCTTTCACCTGTCCCACGGCCAAGGGTTTCAATCTCGCCGTCCAGTGGCATCCGGAGTGGCGGCCACAGGATCGTCCGCATTCACTGAAGGTGCTCCAAGCCTTCGGAGATGCTTGCAAACGCTTCCAGCAGAACCGCGTCCGCACTGCGGTCCCGGATGCGGCCTCTCCGGCATGAACCCGGATTCCTCCCAATCCCGCCTGTGGCGTGGGCTTGGCCTTGGCATGCTGGCCGCGGCGTTTTTCTCCGTCAGCTTTGTGCTGAGCCGCCAGATGGCGGAGGCCAACGGGCACTGGGCGTGGACGGCATCGCTGCGGTTTCTGATGATGCTGCCGATGCTGCTGGGCATCCTGGTGGTCCGTGGCAGATGGTCCGATCTGTGGCAGGCATGGAAGGCCGCGCCGCTGGGCTGGATCGTGTGGGGAACGGTCGGCTGCGGTCTCTTCTATGTACCGCTGGTGGCGGCGTGTGCGATTTCCCCGGCATGGGTGGTGGCCGGATCGTGGCCGGTGGCGATCGTGATTGGCATCGTAATTGCGCCCTGGCTGTACGATGACCATCGGAGACATATTCCGCGCCGCGCGCTGGGATATAGCTCGTTGATTGTGATCGGCGTGATGTTGTTGCAAGTAGGACAGGCCCGGGAGGTCGCACTGGGTCCGGTGCTGGTGGGATTGATGCTCGTGTTGGTGAGCGCCACCGCCCATCCGATCGGGAACCGCATGAGCATGCAGCTCATGGAAAAACAACAGCTCCGGCCGGATGCCGTGATCCGCCTCACGGCTCTGACCATCGGCAGCCTGCCCGCATGGCTGGCCTTGTGTGCGTGGGGTTGGTTTCAGGCGGGATGGCCGCCTGCGGCGCAGTGGAGTGGCTCATTGATCGTGGCCGCGTGCGGCGTCATCGCCACGCCGATGTTTTATGCGGCCACCCAATCGGTCAGCCGCGAGCCCGAGGCTCTTGCGGCGGTAGAGGCGACCCAGGCAGCGGAAATCTTGTTCACTCTGCTGTTTGAAGCCATTCTCATCGGCATCCACCCACCAGATGTGTTCGGCATTGTGGGGCTGGCCGTCATCATCGGCGGCATCCTGATGCACGCGGCCCCACGTCGCTCTCTGCGTACGTAGTTCCTCCTTCAGGAGGGTGGTGAGGATTTTGGGATCACGATAACGGCTGCCAGACCGATGCAGCCACGATGAGACCCCGCAGGTATGGGAGCCTGCAAGATGGATACGAAGTTTCAGAGGCCCTCCTGAAGGAGAAGCTACGTGCGAAGGATCAATCCTCCTCGAACTTGCGCGTGATCAGATCGCCGATCGCATCAAGTGCTTCATCGGCATCCGGACCTTCGGCGGTCACGGCGATCACCGAGCCATGACCGGCGGCCAGCATCATCAGGCCCATGATGCTCTTGCCATCCACTTCCTCGCCATCCTTCTCCACGCGGATTTCCGATTGGAACCGGTTCGAGGTTTTCACGAATTGGGCCGCAGGCCGGGCGTGGATGCCCAGCTTGTTGATGATGGTGAAGTCTTTGCGAGCCATGGAGGGTGGGACGCCGGGAGCGGCGACGGGCGGAGTGTAGGGAGCGGTTTCGGGAGACTCCAAGGTAAAAATGAAGACCCGGGGCAGAGGAAATACGCAGCCGGGGAGGCGGGGCTCAGAACCCGCCTGCCATGTGGTTGAGCAGCTTCTGGTTGAACTCGTCCGCCATGTTGTAGCCCAGGCGGCGGAGCTGCTGGTCCAGGGCGGCGATGGTCACCATGCGGGCGGTGTCGCGGCCCGGAGCCACCGGGATTTCCACGTGTGGGATGTGCTGGCCGAGGATTTCGAAGGTCTTCGTCTGGAGTCCCAGACGGTCCACCTCGTTGAGATCGGCGTGGGGCTTGAGCGTTACGACCAGATCAAGGCGCTTGTCCGGGCGGATCGAGGCGAGGCCGTAGAGGTTGGCCGCATTGATGATGCCGATGCCGCGGATTTCCATGTAGCCGCGGGAAAGGTCCGGGGCCGTGGCGATCAGCTCGCCGCCTACCAGCTTCAGCCGCACCATGTCATCCGCCACCAGCGCGGCTCCGCGTTCCAGCAGGCCGACGGCGGTTTCGCTTTTGCCCGAGCCGCTCTTGCCCACGATCATCACGCCGATGCCACGCATGTCCACCATGCAGCCGTGCATGGTCACGCTGGGGCCGAAGTCGTGTTCCAGCCGGATCGTGGCGGCATTCAGGAACTTCATGGTCACCTGCGAGGTGCCGAAGACGGGAATGTGGTGCTCCTTCGCCACCGCCATCAGGTCGTCACCCAGCGTAGCGCCGCGGGCCACCACGATGCACGGGATGTCCCGGTCGCAGATCCGGCGGAAGCGGTCGGCACGCATCGGGTCCGGCAGCTTCTTCAAATAGGCCAGCTCGGAATTGCCGAAGACCTGGATCCGCTTCCGTGCGAAGTAGGAAAAGAACCCCGCCAGCGCCAAACCCGGGCGGTTGATCGCCGGCTCGCTGATCAGGCGGTCGAAGCCGTGGCTCTCGCCGTGCAGCGACAGGCCGAGCACCTCGGCATGGCGTTCGAAAAACTCGCCGACCGTGATCGACGCGATGGTTTTGACACGCGGGGTGGACATTGGAGGCATTCGGAGGCGGCGGCGCACGAGATGCAAGTTCCTAATTATCGAAGGCCGAAGGTCGGACTTTCGACTTTAAGACCTTGGACTTTCATACTCTTGTCCTCCCATGCGCCACTGGCTGATCAAGTCCGAGCCCGACGTGTTTTCCATCGACCACCTCGCCAAGGTGAAACGCGAGCCGTGGAGCGGCGTGCGGAACTATCAGGCGCGGAATTCGATGTGGAAGGACATGAAGCCCGGCGATCTCGCGCTCTTCTATCACTCCAATGCGGTGCCGCCAGGCGTGGCCGGTGTGGCCCGCGTGGTCGGGGACGCCTACCCGGACCCAACTCAGTTTGATGAGGCCAGCGAGTATTTCGATCCGAAGGCGACGAAGGAGAACCCACGCTGGTGGCTGCGGGATTTCGAGTTCGTGGAAAAGTTTCCGATGTACATTCCGCTCCAGGAAATGAAGGAAGACGATGCGCTCCAAGGCATGGTGATTCTCCAGAAAGGCACCCGCCTTTCCATCACCCCGGTTGAGGCCGCCCACTATAAAAGGGTCTGCAAACTTGGCGGCGGGAAGGGGAAGTAGTAGCGCAGGTTTTCAACGTGCGGGTGGGAAGAGCCCGGTGGCCCGGCATTCGAGGCGGCGATCTTTGCGAGCCGTTCCCGATCCGTTCACGCCATTGCCGGACTTACTTCGCCATGCCCGGCCGCAAGTTGGAAACTTGCTCTACATCGCCTCCATGATTTTTTCCAACTGCCGCCGGTGCAGCGCCTGGTGGAACGCGTTCAGTACGACCCACCGCCGCGAATCGAGCGGGCCGAACCAAGGGTGCGGAAATTTTGGTTCGTCCGGAAACGCCAGTCCGGCCACCTCCTCCGCGTAGCCGTCCAACAGCTTAGCGAAGTCATCCAGGATTTCCGGTCCGGAATCCCCCTTCGGTTTCACCGCCGCCGTACTGACCGCCCGCCTCGGAACGATTCCGGCGGAGAGCATCTTCGCCGCGCCGAGCATCCCCGGTCCGGTCATCAGCAGATGCTCCACCACCATCAGCGGCGACCACTCCCGCGAGCTGTCTTCCATCCCTCGCAGCCGCGCGATCCTCACCTGGCTCCGCTGTTGCTCCGGCTCCAGCCCGCGGATCCGTTCCACGATCCACCTCCCATCGGCGATGAATTTTTCCACCGCTTCCGCGGTTGTCGTCCGACGCGCGAACCTCGGAAAGATCACATGCCTCGCCAGCCATCCCTCGACGGGCGGCAGCCCGGCTCCCGGCGCGTCCAGCGGTCGGTTTTTTTCGCTCATTTTCGCGGATTCTTGATGTGAACAACCGGTTGATAATCGGTTAATAAATCTGTTGATAACATGCGGGCAACCGGTGGATGCCAAGGTGGATATCTGGTTAACAACCCGTGGATAATATCGTGAATACTTTCTGGAAAACCTGTGGGTGACTGGTGAGCAAGCGTGTGAAGAATCTGTGGGAAAGCGGTTAGTATCCTGTTAGGAATTCTGTTGAAAACCGGCGCGGAAGACCGCGGCAAGTTGTTGGTAACTTGGGAATGGCTGTGGATGACTCCCGGGGCCAAGCGCTTGAAATCTTCATTTCAAAGGAGCGCGCAAAGTCTCCAGATAACCTTCCAAGGCTTTCAGCATGAGGCGGAAGATGCCGATATCACGGGCGGTTTTACCTTGGGTAGCGGTCCCTGCCATGCTGGCGACGAAGAAAACGGCCTCGGCGGCCGGGGCGATCGAGGCATGCACGATTCCAGCGCGTTGACCACGCTCCAAAGCTTTTGAAATCGCCTCGCGCCATGCTGCATAAAGCGAGTCCAATTTTCCACGTAGGACGTCATCCAAAGGGGCCATTTCGGTGGCCAGATTGGCGATGGGGCAGCCATGAAAAAGGAAGCCGCCAGGACCTTCCTTTTCGATCCTGGCCACGTGTCCTCGGATCAGATCGCGGAGAGTGGTGACCGGATCGGAGGTCTCACGCAACGGCTGGAACCATCGCTCCTCTAGAGCCGGGAAAAATCGCTCGTCCACCAGGGCAACGGCCAGTGCGGCTTTGTCCGGGAAGTGATGGAAGAGGGCTCCCTTGGTCAGATCGGCACGTTCCACGATCTGGTTGAGGCTGCCGCCTTGGAAACCGTTGCGATAAAACTCGTCATAGGAGGCCTGCAAAACGGCACTGCGGGTGGCCGAGGGATCATGCGGGCGGCGGCTCATGAACAGAACATGCCGACCGGTTGGTATGTTTCAAGAAGGAAAAGTGGATGGACTGGGAAAAGGGGGAGCGGAGGGAGAAAATTCTTTTGAGTAACTCCGCCGGGAGCTTTTGGTACGCAGGTCCTCCTTCAGGCCAATGCCGTTGAGGTGTAGAAGGTAAGCGATTCACTCGCCATGCAATAGGATCCGGGTCTTCGTCCCCCTCGGGATCAAGAATTTCACGCACTATCCTCAAAGGCATTGGCCTGAAGGAGGGTACGTCAGACATCGCATTCATCGGGGGCATCCCGGTCCCCAAGGCTCTTCCCGGGCTGCATGCGTCCCGCAGCCGACACCGTAGGGTGCGTCCATCGTCTTCCCGAAACTACGTGGCAAGAGGGCTACGCTGCGGCGTAGCGGCTG belongs to Luteolibacter ambystomatis and includes:
- a CDS encoding multidrug resistance efflux transporter family protein, whose protein sequence is MNPDSSQSRLWRGLGLGMLAAAFFSVSFVLSRQMAEANGHWAWTASLRFLMMLPMLLGILVVRGRWSDLWQAWKAAPLGWIVWGTVGCGLFYVPLVAACAISPAWVVAGSWPVAIVIGIVIAPWLYDDHRRHIPRRALGYSSLIVIGVMLLQVGQAREVALGPVLVGLMLVLVSATAHPIGNRMSMQLMEKQQLRPDAVIRLTALTIGSLPAWLALCAWGWFQAGWPPAAQWSGSLIVAACGVIATPMFYAATQSVSREPEALAAVEATQAAEILFTLLFEAILIGIHPPDVFGIVGLAVIIGGILMHAAPRRSLRT
- a CDS encoding gamma-glutamyl-gamma-aminobutyrate hydrolase family protein produces the protein MNAPVSSARPVVLIASCKVELDGFPTYTIRGNYVDALTLVGCQTLIVPEAAGGDFSALLAVADGILFNGSPSNVHPSHYGEEVHDPSLPQDTDRDAWTLPLIRLALERGIPVFGICRGYQEINVALGGSLHQAVHEAPGLSDHRPDDRENLEKRYALAHPVAITAGGVLEGIFGEPEIEVNSVHGQGVNRLAPSLRAEAHAPDGLVEAFTCPTAKGFNLAVQWHPEWRPQDRPHSLKVLQAFGDACKRFQQNRVRTAVPDAASPA
- the ptsP gene encoding phosphoenolpyruvate--protein phosphotransferase, whose product is MAEIAVEPEVIYQGIPASPGIAIGPLHVMARGFSAPEVYEILESDIPREQERFHEALDVTKRQLAELQQRLESLSGGKESDIFEAHQMLLEDRAVVDRVSDAIAERCQNAEYAFYAVMQNFLEAMRRIPDPYLRERTADIEDVCQRVLRNFKAEESEVRHVAPSDGQHILIAYDFTPSDTAAMNRRHILGFAAELGSVNSHTAILARALGIPAVLGLDGTVIDLQTLTPGILDGYAGKLILHPSAETLARYEALSAEKAKVRSALEAMKGAATDTTDGRAITLSANVELIDELPLVKRSGAKGIGLYRTEFLLLNGEEMPDETQQADVYTKLAKELSPHTVIVRTLDAGGDKLPVEPLTDPEPNPFLGWRGIRVSLSRPAMFKDQLRAILRASAHGKIAVMFPLVSGLSEVKRARTILRECMDEFDKASIPFNPDLPVGVMIEVPSAAVCADLLAPEVDFFSIGTNDLIQYTVAVDRVNPHVADLYRPTHPAVIRLIKKTIDAGNDHGIWTGVCGEMAGDIRLTPLLIGLGVEELSVGPHQVPRVGQAVRSLSHAECAAMSDEALKKAHSYEILGLSLSLARKYYGNLLD
- a CDS encoding TetR/AcrR family transcriptional regulator, whose product is MSRRPHDPSATRSAVLQASYDEFYRNGFQGGSLNQIVERADLTKGALFHHFPDKAALAVALVDERFFPALEERWFQPLRETSDPVTTLRDLIRGHVARIEKEGPGGFLFHGCPIANLATEMAPLDDVLRGKLDSLYAAWREAISKALERGQRAGIVHASIAPAAEAVFFVASMAGTATQGKTARDIGIFRLMLKALEGYLETLRAPLK
- a CDS encoding EVE domain-containing protein, with translation MRHWLIKSEPDVFSIDHLAKVKREPWSGVRNYQARNSMWKDMKPGDLALFYHSNAVPPGVAGVARVVGDAYPDPTQFDEASEYFDPKATKENPRWWLRDFEFVEKFPMYIPLQEMKEDDALQGMVILQKGTRLSITPVEAAHYKRVCKLGGGKGK
- the hprK gene encoding HPr(Ser) kinase/phosphatase, encoding MSTPRVKTIASITVGEFFERHAEVLGLSLHGESHGFDRLISEPAINRPGLALAGFFSYFARKRIQVFGNSELAYLKKLPDPMRADRFRRICDRDIPCIVVARGATLGDDLMAVAKEHHIPVFGTSQVTMKFLNAATIRLEHDFGPSVTMHGCMVDMRGIGVMIVGKSGSGKSETAVGLLERGAALVADDMVRLKLVGGELIATAPDLSRGYMEIRGIGIINAANLYGLASIRPDKRLDLVVTLKPHADLNEVDRLGLQTKTFEILGQHIPHVEIPVAPGRDTARMVTIAALDQQLRRLGYNMADEFNQKLLNHMAGGF
- a CDS encoding DinB family protein, producing the protein MASTGCPHVINRFINRLSTGCSHQESAKMSEKNRPLDAPGAGLPPVEGWLARHVIFPRFARRTTTAEAVEKFIADGRWIVERIRGLEPEQQRSQVRIARLRGMEDSSREWSPLMVVEHLLMTGPGMLGAAKMLSAGIVPRRAVSTAAVKPKGDSGPEILDDFAKLLDGYAEEVAGLAFPDEPKFPHPWFGPLDSRRWVVLNAFHQALHRRQLEKIMEAM
- a CDS encoding HPr family phosphocarrier protein; translated protein: MARKDFTIINKLGIHARPAAQFVKTSNRFQSEIRVEKDGEEVDGKSIMGLMMLAAGHGSVIAVTAEGPDADEALDAIGDLITRKFEED